In Methylovirgula sp., a single genomic region encodes these proteins:
- a CDS encoding FAD-dependent oxidoreductase → MSSDTIVIVGAGHGGVQLAASLREEGYGGKLVLLGDEKDLPYQRPPLSKAYLKHATPEDGVLLRGPDFYAQNNIELLLGERVTEIERDARRLHLKSGKTLEYTKLVLATGGIQRRLPIEGADMEGVFALRTMEEARALRDKLATSQNVIVIGAGFIGLEFAATAASQGRKVDLFELADRPMGRVVTPQTSAFFAQAHKAFGVNLHFGQSVLAIKGDGTSVTCVVLNDGTTMPADMVLVGIGLVPSDELARAAGLDAPNGIKVNEKLATSDENIFAIGDVVYHYNTHRGAEMRLESVQNATDQARTLAKLLVGKPANYDHVPWFWSDQGDLKLQIAGFLDESDTIVMRGSFDERAYSLFGFKNGVLTGVESVNKGGDHMLARRLLGEHIAVTPEFIADPASDMKSLIRPKR, encoded by the coding sequence ATGAGTTCGGATACGATTGTCATCGTCGGCGCGGGCCACGGCGGCGTGCAGCTTGCCGCTTCGCTGCGCGAGGAAGGATATGGCGGAAAGCTTGTCCTTCTCGGCGATGAAAAGGATCTTCCGTACCAGCGGCCGCCGCTTTCCAAAGCCTATCTGAAGCATGCGACGCCAGAGGACGGCGTGCTGCTGCGCGGCCCGGATTTCTACGCCCAGAATAACATCGAGCTTCTGCTTGGCGAGCGCGTCACCGAGATCGAGCGCGACGCGCGCCGTCTGCATCTGAAATCCGGCAAGACGCTCGAATACACAAAGCTTGTACTAGCGACGGGTGGCATACAGCGGCGTTTGCCGATCGAAGGCGCAGACATGGAGGGTGTTTTCGCGCTGCGGACAATGGAAGAAGCACGCGCGCTTCGCGACAAGCTCGCAACGTCGCAAAACGTCATCGTCATCGGCGCCGGTTTCATCGGCCTCGAATTCGCTGCGACAGCAGCATCGCAAGGCCGCAAGGTCGATCTGTTTGAATTGGCCGACCGGCCGATGGGCCGCGTGGTGACGCCGCAGACATCGGCGTTCTTTGCGCAGGCGCATAAGGCTTTTGGGGTCAATCTGCATTTCGGCCAGAGCGTCCTCGCGATCAAGGGCGACGGCACGAGCGTCACCTGCGTCGTCTTGAATGATGGCACGACCATGCCGGCCGACATGGTGCTGGTCGGCATTGGCCTGGTGCCGAGCGACGAACTCGCGCGCGCCGCGGGGCTCGACGCTCCGAATGGCATCAAGGTCAATGAGAAGCTCGCCACATCGGACGAAAACATCTTTGCAATCGGCGATGTCGTCTATCACTACAACACGCATCGCGGCGCCGAGATGCGGCTTGAATCTGTGCAGAACGCGACGGATCAGGCGCGCACGCTGGCAAAACTTCTCGTCGGCAAGCCGGCGAATTACGATCATGTGCCGTGGTTCTGGAGCGACCAGGGCGATCTCAAATTGCAGATCGCCGGCTTCCTCGACGAAAGCGACACGATCGTCATGAGGGGCTCTTTCGACGAGCGCGCCTATTCACTCTTCGGCTTCAAGAACGGCGTGCTGACCGGCGTCGAATCCGTCAACAAAGGTGGCGACCACATGCTGGCGCGGCGTCTGCTTGGTGAGCACATCGCCGTGACGCCTGAGTTCATCGCCGATCCGGCCTCGGATATGAAGTCGCTGATAAGGCCGAAGCGATGA
- a CDS encoding glycoside hydrolase family 15 protein has translation MATLDLAAIGNCAIASLIDRNARHVWFCFPRLDGDPVFSALINGEDPQQGFMDVVVCDTVETTQRYIRNTAVLETIITDKNGGQVRIVDFAPRAPRFGRSFRPPMLVRRIEPLTKRVRLKVRIRPHFNYGATRPTISFGSNHVRYTGGQMTLRVTTDMAIAYLLEEAEFALDKPVNLFIGPDESVPEAPDTLAQSFLAATIEDWQAWVRGLSIPFEWQNEVIRSAITLKLCSCEDTGAIVAALTTSIPEAPHTARNWDYRFCWLRDAFFTVGALNRLGATRTMENFIRFIIDAVLRADDVAIAPLYPISTSTSSEERLASALAGYQGMGPVRIGNAAVSQIQNDAYGSIILTAAQIFWDARLTYKGLATLYQQLRGVGRLAARCALTPDAGPWEYRGRASIHTYSAAMCWAALHRLALIAERVGESAEAQEWEALATKLRAEILNRATMPEGWISGVLDAPFVDATCLLLAEVGLLPANDPRVVKTLDVIGQRLVRDGFVMRYDEADDFGHPETAFLVCTFWYVDALALAGRRDQAREIFNNVLAVRNGAGLLSEDVMAGTRTLWGNFPQAYSHVGLIHSAARLSRSWEEALWRAS, from the coding sequence ATGGCTACGCTTGATCTCGCGGCTATCGGCAATTGCGCCATCGCAAGCCTTATCGACCGCAACGCCCGGCACGTGTGGTTCTGCTTTCCGCGTCTCGACGGCGATCCGGTCTTTTCGGCGCTCATCAATGGCGAGGACCCGCAGCAGGGCTTTATGGATGTCGTCGTCTGCGACACCGTCGAAACCACGCAGCGCTATATCCGCAACACGGCTGTGCTCGAGACGATCATTACCGACAAAAACGGTGGCCAGGTTCGCATTGTCGACTTCGCACCGCGCGCACCGCGTTTCGGCCGCAGCTTCCGGCCACCCATGCTCGTCCGCCGCATCGAGCCGCTAACCAAACGCGTACGGCTTAAGGTCCGCATCCGCCCGCATTTCAATTATGGCGCGACCAGACCGACCATCAGTTTTGGAAGCAATCATGTGCGCTATACCGGCGGCCAGATGACCTTGCGCGTGACCACTGACATGGCGATCGCGTATCTTTTAGAAGAAGCCGAATTCGCGCTCGACAAGCCGGTCAATCTTTTCATCGGCCCTGACGAATCCGTGCCGGAAGCACCCGACACACTGGCACAAAGTTTTCTCGCCGCGACGATTGAGGATTGGCAGGCCTGGGTCCGCGGTCTCTCCATTCCGTTCGAATGGCAGAACGAGGTCATCCGCTCGGCGATCACGCTGAAGCTCTGTAGCTGCGAAGATACCGGCGCCATCGTCGCCGCTTTGACAACCTCCATTCCCGAGGCGCCGCACACGGCGCGCAATTGGGATTATCGTTTCTGCTGGCTGCGCGACGCCTTCTTCACTGTGGGCGCCTTGAATCGGCTCGGCGCGACACGGACGATGGAAAATTTCATCCGTTTCATCATCGACGCGGTTCTTCGCGCCGATGATGTTGCGATTGCGCCGCTCTATCCGATCTCGACCTCGACAAGCTCCGAGGAGCGGCTGGCGTCGGCGCTGGCCGGCTATCAGGGCATGGGACCGGTGCGCATCGGCAATGCCGCTGTCTCGCAAATCCAGAACGACGCCTACGGCTCAATCATTCTCACCGCCGCGCAAATTTTCTGGGATGCGCGGCTGACCTATAAAGGCCTGGCGACGCTTTATCAGCAATTGCGCGGCGTCGGCCGGCTCGCGGCGCGCTGTGCGCTTACGCCCGATGCCGGGCCGTGGGAATATCGCGGACGGGCAAGCATCCATACGTATTCGGCGGCCATGTGCTGGGCGGCGCTGCATCGTCTGGCCCTCATCGCCGAGCGCGTCGGCGAATCCGCCGAGGCCCAGGAATGGGAAGCACTCGCAACCAAGCTGCGCGCGGAGATTTTGAATCGCGCGACAATGCCGGAGGGCTGGATTTCCGGCGTGCTCGATGCGCCGTTCGTCGATGCCACCTGCCTGCTCCTGGCGGAGGTTGGGCTTCTGCCGGCAAATGATCCGCGCGTTGTGAAAACGCTCGATGTCATCGGACAGCGACTCGTGCGCGACGGTTTCGTGATGCGCTATGACGAGGCGGACGACTTCGGCCATCCGGAAACGGCATTTCTCGTCTGCACTTTCTGGTACGTCGATGCACTGGCCTTGGCCGGCCGGCGCGATCAGGCGCGGGAGATCTTCAACAATGTTTT
- a CDS encoding autotransporter domain-containing protein — MPLAAGVWAFPGLGTTGKAWAGSFDITADTTAAETLSDNQTGTVAAGVTLTNATKNTVVVTVTGTGTSLTNDGTISQTNTGGGRAVRVTGTGVSFTLTNAGGATISAAGDDAIQSQHDASVTIENSGTIESLGGGQAIDFNAITTGTNEVYNYSAGLIEAFGADALRPGVNGYIYNAGSIRSENVPGNDTGNDGIDAQSNTGVTIDNVGLVDGARHGVTGGNTDTTTDGSFAMTVTNEAGGTIVGEDGSGINIDGFNGNEVVTITNHGTITGNGITGDGDGVDVDGLVNLVNTGTIKSTQAFNDVSEGVTVGGGTITNSGTIEGDNINGGASHGITLAGIDKDSNGNPIPTQGIYADTTVTNSGLIRGETGAAIAVTGAANAFTVEIENQTGGVIEGGGSVAAISTGGNDATIINYGTITADSSGLAINLGSGNSAVQILGGSAVVNGDMDGGTGTSTLLIAPGAGNSFTYNDVISDFASATIGAGTVTLNGANTYTGTTTIDQGGVLAGIGAVSTIVVEMGGTFAPGARGAPGTSMTVNGNLAFQSGSTYLVQLNSTASTFAKITGTAALNGDVLALIATDASPQHQYTILQSAGLNGTTFAGAVTSMPGFRATLTDTDDDVLLNLSAALGQGQGLARNQQNIANALNRVFNDGGTLPAAFMPVFDLSGGALSSGLAQISGEPATGAQESAFRMQNSFLSLLLDPFAEGRASGSDGFAATASSSGSGMLAYADGQTLPILKGPPPAPIFAPHWDAWGASFGGGAFTSGDANLGAANTSTTAVGFAVGADYHLAPGSLIGVSLAGGGTDWSLGGGLGSGRSDVFQAGLYGVQDFGRAYLAGAFAFGNYWVTTNRLVSIPGGGTLGANYSAQGYGGRLETGYHVPLSAITFTPYAALQPQAFSSPAFSEFASAGSSTFALSYNGDTGTEVRGELGSWANTTLALENHAVNLFGRLAYAHDWQSNPSLGANFLTLPAASFVVAGTKPASDLALTTVGATLDLSHGWSLTGKFDGEFGRGSQSYAGTGRLTYNW; from the coding sequence TTGCCTTTAGCTGCGGGTGTCTGGGCGTTCCCGGGGCTCGGCACTACCGGAAAAGCCTGGGCCGGATCGTTTGACATTACCGCGGACACGACCGCCGCGGAAACTTTGTCGGACAATCAGACAGGAACGGTCGCAGCGGGCGTCACTTTGACCAACGCCACCAAGAACACGGTTGTTGTAACGGTCACCGGAACCGGAACTTCGCTGACCAATGACGGAACGATTTCGCAGACAAACACAGGGGGCGGCCGCGCAGTACGCGTCACCGGGACAGGCGTTAGTTTCACCTTGACCAATGCGGGCGGGGCGACCATCTCCGCCGCCGGCGACGATGCGATACAATCTCAGCACGACGCCAGCGTCACGATCGAAAATTCAGGCACCATCGAATCTCTCGGCGGCGGCCAGGCGATCGACTTCAATGCCATCACGACCGGGACGAACGAGGTTTACAACTATTCGGCGGGGCTGATCGAGGCATTCGGCGCCGACGCGCTGCGCCCCGGCGTCAATGGTTACATCTATAATGCCGGCAGCATCCGGTCAGAGAACGTTCCTGGCAACGACACCGGCAACGATGGCATCGACGCGCAGAGCAATACGGGCGTGACCATCGACAACGTTGGCCTCGTCGACGGCGCGCGGCACGGTGTCACGGGCGGCAACACCGATACGACCACGGACGGCTCGTTTGCGATGACCGTCACCAACGAGGCTGGTGGCACAATCGTCGGCGAGGACGGATCGGGCATCAACATCGATGGCTTCAATGGCAACGAGGTCGTCACCATCACCAATCACGGCACGATCACGGGCAACGGCATCACCGGCGACGGGGATGGCGTCGACGTCGACGGCCTCGTCAACCTGGTCAATACCGGCACGATCAAATCCACGCAGGCCTTCAACGACGTCAGCGAGGGCGTGACGGTTGGCGGCGGCACGATTACCAACAGCGGCACGATCGAAGGCGACAACATCAACGGCGGCGCCTCGCACGGCATCACGCTGGCGGGGATCGACAAGGACAGCAATGGCAACCCGATCCCGACGCAGGGCATCTATGCCGACACGACCGTTACCAACAGTGGGCTGATCCGTGGCGAGACCGGCGCGGCGATCGCCGTGACCGGCGCGGCCAACGCCTTTACGGTCGAGATTGAAAACCAGACGGGCGGCGTCATCGAAGGCGGCGGCTCCGTGGCGGCGATCTCGACCGGGGGCAATGACGCGACGATCATCAACTACGGGACCATCACGGCCGACAGCAGCGGTCTTGCGATCAACCTCGGCAGCGGCAACAGCGCCGTCCAGATTCTCGGAGGCAGCGCTGTCGTAAACGGCGATATGGATGGCGGCACGGGGACCAGCACGCTCCTCATCGCTCCTGGTGCAGGAAACAGTTTCACCTATAATGATGTCATCTCCGATTTCGCATCGGCGACCATTGGCGCAGGAACGGTCACGCTGAACGGCGCCAACACTTACACGGGCACAACCACAATCGATCAAGGCGGCGTGCTTGCCGGCATCGGCGCGGTCTCGACTATTGTTGTCGAGATGGGCGGTACGTTCGCGCCGGGCGCACGGGGCGCGCCGGGAACCTCGATGACCGTCAATGGCAACCTCGCCTTCCAGTCTGGTTCGACCTATCTCGTGCAATTGAATTCGACGGCCTCGACTTTCGCCAAGATCACCGGCACCGCGGCGCTTAACGGCGATGTTCTGGCCCTCATTGCGACCGATGCCAGCCCGCAGCATCAATATACGATCCTGCAATCGGCCGGTCTCAACGGTACGACCTTCGCAGGCGCCGTGACCAGCATGCCGGGCTTTCGCGCAACGCTGACCGATACCGATGATGACGTGCTGCTGAACCTCAGCGCCGCGCTGGGTCAGGGACAAGGCCTCGCGCGGAATCAGCAGAATATCGCCAATGCGTTGAACCGTGTCTTCAACGATGGCGGTACGCTGCCCGCGGCTTTCATGCCCGTTTTCGACCTGAGCGGCGGCGCGCTGAGCAGCGGCTTGGCGCAAATCTCAGGCGAGCCGGCGACGGGCGCGCAGGAAAGCGCCTTCAGGATGCAGAATTCCTTTCTCTCGCTGCTGCTTGATCCGTTCGCGGAAGGTCGCGCGAGCGGCTCCGACGGTTTCGCCGCGACGGCTTCGTCCAGCGGATCCGGCATGCTGGCTTACGCCGATGGCCAGACGCTGCCCATTCTCAAGGGACCGCCGCCGGCGCCAATCTTCGCCCCGCATTGGGATGCCTGGGGTGCTTCTTTCGGCGGCGGTGCATTCACGTCCGGCGATGCAAATCTCGGCGCGGCGAACACCTCAACCACCGCGGTCGGCTTCGCTGTTGGAGCCGATTATCATCTCGCGCCGGGCAGCCTCATCGGTGTCTCGCTCGCGGGAGGCGGCACGGACTGGTCGCTCGGCGGCGGCCTCGGCAGCGGCCGCAGCGATGTCTTCCAGGCAGGTCTCTACGGCGTGCAGGACTTTGGCCGCGCCTATCTCGCCGGCGCGTTCGCCTTCGGCAATTATTGGGTCACGACCAACCGGCTCGTCTCCATTCCCGGTGGCGGCACGTTGGGGGCGAATTACTCGGCGCAAGGGTACGGCGGCCGCCTTGAGACCGGCTATCATGTCCCGCTGTCCGCAATCACGTTCACGCCCTATGCGGCCTTGCAGCCGCAGGCCTTCAGTTCGCCGGCGTTCAGCGAATTTGCCTCGGCTGGCAGTTCAACCTTCGCGCTCAGCTACAACGGCGACACCGGCACTGAGGTACGCGGCGAATTGGGCTCATGGGCGAATACAACGCTGGCATTGGAGAACCACGCGGTGAACCTCTTCGGTCGTCTGGCCTATGCGCACGACTGGCAGAGCAATCCGAGCCTCGGCGCCAATTTCCTGACGCTCCCGGCGGCGAGCTTCGTCGTCGCGGGCACCAAACCCGCCTCCGACCTCGCGCTAACGACAGTGGGCGCAACGCTGGATCTCAGCCACGGGTGGTCCCTAACAGGAAAGTTCGACGGCGAATTCGGCCGCGGCTCGCAATCCTATGCCGGCACCGGACGCCTCACCTACAATTGGTGA
- the hisS gene encoding histidine--tRNA ligase yields MNDIKKTPRTQAKLPRGFGDRGPAEIAATERMLAAIKESYRLYGFEAVETPFIEYTEALGKFLPDLDRPNEGVFSFQDDDEQWLSLRYDLTAPLARYVAENYDRLPKPYRSFRAGYVFRNEKPGPGRFRQFMQFDADTVGTSSVAADAELCMMAADTLERLGVQRGDYVIKVNNRKVLDGVLEAIGLGGDENTGRRLTVLRAMDKFDKFGDEVRLLLGNGRKDESGDFTRGANLDEDQQHEIMTWLHSNAQLVDVSSLRENLRADAAMLPEAPQNAISNDETLKVFRGHFGNNEKVEKGLDELQAISDICSAAGFGTRRIRIDPSVVRGLEYYTGPVFEAELTFEIVEEDGRPVRFGSVGGGGRYDGLVGRFRGEDVPATGFSIGVSRLYAALKAINSPVVAGAQQRGPVIVLVLDQAELARYQSFVSMLRNAGIAAELYLGSSGMNAQLKYADKRNAICAIIQGSNERDKGEIAIRDLVLGAELAASSKERADYLELRTKAQFSVPEVDLLKAVKEVLGRHT; encoded by the coding sequence ATGAATGACATTAAAAAGACGCCACGAACCCAGGCTAAATTGCCCCGCGGTTTCGGTGATCGCGGCCCGGCCGAGATCGCCGCGACTGAGCGGATGCTGGCGGCGATCAAGGAGAGTTACCGGCTCTATGGTTTCGAGGCCGTCGAAACGCCGTTCATCGAATATACCGAGGCGCTGGGCAAATTCCTGCCCGATCTCGATCGGCCAAACGAAGGCGTTTTTTCGTTTCAGGACGATGACGAGCAATGGCTGTCGCTGCGCTACGATCTGACCGCGCCGCTCGCGCGCTACGTCGCAGAGAATTACGACAGGCTGCCGAAACCCTATCGCTCGTTTCGTGCCGGCTATGTGTTCCGCAACGAGAAGCCGGGGCCGGGACGCTTCCGCCAGTTCATGCAATTCGATGCCGATACGGTCGGCACAAGCTCCGTCGCGGCGGATGCCGAACTCTGCATGATGGCGGCGGATACTTTGGAGCGGCTCGGCGTCCAGCGCGGCGATTACGTCATCAAGGTCAACAACCGCAAAGTGCTCGATGGTGTACTCGAAGCGATTGGCTTAGGTGGCGACGAGAATACAGGGCGCAGGCTGACCGTGCTGCGGGCAATGGACAAGTTTGACAAGTTTGGTGATGAGGTCCGCCTTCTTCTTGGCAACGGCCGCAAGGATGAATCAGGCGATTTCACAAGAGGCGCCAATCTCGACGAAGATCAACAACACGAAATTATGACGTGGTTGCACTCCAATGCGCAGCTTGTTGATGTTTCCAGCTTGCGAGAAAATCTACGAGCCGACGCCGCGATGCTGCCAGAAGCACCTCAAAATGCCATTTCAAACGATGAGACACTTAAGGTTTTTCGTGGGCACTTTGGCAATAATGAAAAAGTTGAAAAGGGCTTGGATGAGTTGCAAGCCATCTCCGACATATGCTCTGCGGCTGGTTTTGGAACGCGTCGTATCCGCATCGATCCATCCGTCGTGCGGGGTCTCGAATATTATACCGGCCCCGTCTTTGAAGCCGAACTCACGTTCGAGATTGTAGAGGAGGATGGTCGCCCCGTCCGCTTCGGCTCGGTCGGCGGCGGCGGGCGCTATGATGGCCTCGTCGGCCGTTTCCGCGGCGAGGATGTCCCGGCGACCGGATTTTCCATCGGCGTCTCGCGGCTCTACGCAGCGTTGAAGGCGATCAATTCGCCGGTCGTCGCGGGCGCGCAACAACGCGGCCCGGTGATCGTGCTGGTTCTCGATCAGGCCGAACTCGCGCGCTACCAGAGTTTTGTTTCGATGCTACGCAATGCCGGTATCGCCGCCGAGCTTTATCTCGGTTCATCCGGTATGAACGCGCAGTTGAAATATGCCGACAAACGCAATGCAATCTGCGCCATCATCCAGGGCTCGAACGAGCGCGATAAAGGCGAGATTGCCATCCGCGATCTGGTACTTGGCGCGGAACTCGCTGCATCGAGCAAAGAGCGTGCGGATTATCTCGAATTGCGCACCAAGGCGCAGTTTTCAGTGCCGGAAGTCGATCTGCTGAAAGCCGTCAAGGAAGTGCTCGGCCGGCACACCTGA
- a CDS encoding DUF2076 domain-containing protein, producing MSPEERQLLTGLFDRIRASAHTPRDPEAEALIADAVKTQPYSPYFLAQAVIVQNQALEAANQRLNELQAQINAQQPQGQPAGGGFLSSLGSIFGGPSAPPEPRPQQPLPGGPWGQSPQGQAPRSYPPQPSYPPQAPWGAPPVGGGGGGFLSGALQGAAGVAGGVLLADSIRSLFGGHGGGFGGLGIGTGVGGLGSGLGGGETVVNNYYDDDGSKSGADSVDIYDDSNNSTDNFDTGNDNSGSFDV from the coding sequence ATGTCACCCGAAGAACGCCAGTTGCTCACCGGTCTTTTCGACCGCATACGTGCGTCGGCCCACACGCCGCGCGACCCCGAAGCCGAGGCGTTGATTGCGGACGCCGTCAAAACCCAACCCTATTCGCCCTATTTTCTGGCACAGGCGGTCATCGTCCAGAATCAGGCGCTGGAAGCTGCCAATCAGCGGCTCAACGAATTGCAGGCGCAGATCAACGCGCAGCAGCCGCAGGGCCAGCCGGCCGGCGGCGGTTTTCTGAGCAGTCTCGGTTCCATCTTCGGCGGCCCTTCGGCACCGCCCGAGCCACGCCCGCAGCAGCCGCTGCCCGGCGGCCCCTGGGGCCAAAGCCCACAAGGGCAGGCGCCGCGCTCCTACCCGCCACAACCGTCCTATCCCCCGCAAGCGCCGTGGGGCGCTCCGCCCGTCGGTGGCGGTGGCGGCGGTTTCCTGAGCGGCGCCTTGCAGGGCGCGGCGGGTGTTGCCGGTGGCGTGCTGCTGGCTGATTCCATCCGCAGCCTTTTCGGCGGCCACGGTGGCGGTTTCGGCGGCCTCGGCATTGGCACTGGCGTCGGGGGCTTGGGAAGCGGCCTTGGCGGCGGCGAGACGGTCGTGAATAATTATTATGACGACGACGGCAGCAAAAGCGGCGCCGATAGCGTCGATATCTACGACGACTCGAACAACAGCACGGATAATTTCGACACTGGCAACGACAATAGCGGCTCGTTCGACGTCTGA
- a CDS encoding 50S ribosomal protein L11 methyltransferase: MLEGLPPNNAAFLMRLRCADSTTAQRVADIIVETFDPAETAASAFEETGDRPDVEGPWLVEAYFGTAPDEAQVRDLVSLAAGAELAAEAEFGRVAKTDWVAASLAGIAPVRAGRFLLHGEHDRAIVQSNDLAIEIEAALAFGTGHHGTTRGCLIFLDAIAKRRRARKILDVGTGTGVLAIAAAKAFRRPVAAGDVDPVAVATAMVNAARNGAGSFVHIVQARGLDHPALRGDYDLITANILAAPLRRLAPALAKALLPEGEIILSGLLDRDVPGIISTYRTQHLRLVARLDIDGWATLLMRR, translated from the coding sequence ATGCTCGAAGGCCTGCCACCCAACAACGCCGCTTTTCTGATGCGCCTACGCTGCGCCGATTCAACGACAGCGCAACGCGTCGCCGACATCATCGTCGAAACCTTCGACCCGGCCGAGACGGCAGCCAGCGCCTTCGAGGAAACAGGCGACCGGCCTGACGTCGAAGGACCGTGGCTCGTCGAAGCCTATTTCGGCACGGCGCCGGATGAAGCCCAGGTGCGCGACCTCGTCAGCCTCGCGGCAGGCGCGGAACTGGCCGCAGAAGCGGAGTTCGGCCGTGTCGCGAAGACGGATTGGGTTGCGGCCTCGCTGGCCGGAATCGCGCCGGTGCGTGCCGGGCGGTTTCTGCTCCACGGCGAGCACGACCGCGCCATCGTGCAGTCGAACGATCTCGCTATCGAAATTGAAGCGGCGCTTGCCTTCGGCACCGGCCATCATGGCACGACGCGCGGCTGCCTGATTTTCCTCGATGCCATCGCCAAGCGCAGGCGGGCGCGCAAAATCCTCGATGTCGGCACCGGCACCGGCGTGCTCGCCATCGCCGCCGCCAAGGCCTTTCGGCGGCCCGTCGCAGCGGGCGATGTCGATCCCGTTGCGGTTGCCACCGCAATGGTCAACGCGGCGCGTAACGGCGCTGGCAGCTTTGTCCACATCGTACAGGCGCGCGGCCTCGATCATCCGGCGCTGCGCGGCGATTACGATCTCATCACCGCCAACATATTGGCAGCGCCCCTGCGCCGTCTGGCGCCGGCGCTCGCCAAAGCTCTTTTGCCTGAAGGGGAAATTATTCTCTCAGGCCTTCTCGACCGCGATGTTCCGGGCATTATCAGCACCTATCGGACGCAGCATTTGCGCCTCGTCGCGCGGCTTGACATCGACGGCTGGGCGACGCTTTTGATGCGCCGATAG
- a CDS encoding TlpA disulfide reductase family protein: MSDQETKKRGLPSPVTSIIALGLVVMFIYGMKGWRRNEAASAASCPAAHAIAARLAPLVHGEVAALAIDSNPQPMPALTFIGPDGKPTTLAAFKGRNVLLNLWATWCVPCRMEMPSLDKLQGARGSDDFSVVAVNIDTAKLDRPKAFLKEIGVKNLSFYADNSANIFSTLKQEGKVLGLPTTILVAKDGCDIGTMAGPAKWDSPDALSLISAQKQAAETPKS; encoded by the coding sequence ATGTCAGATCAAGAGACAAAGAAGCGCGGCCTGCCGTCGCCCGTCACATCGATCATCGCCCTCGGGCTTGTGGTGATGTTCATATACGGGATGAAGGGCTGGCGCCGCAACGAAGCCGCGAGCGCCGCGTCCTGCCCCGCGGCGCATGCGATCGCCGCCCGGCTCGCGCCTTTGGTCCACGGCGAGGTCGCGGCGCTGGCAATCGACAGCAATCCGCAGCCGATGCCGGCGCTCACCTTCATCGGCCCCGACGGCAAACCAACGACACTCGCGGCCTTCAAGGGCCGTAACGTGCTTCTGAACCTTTGGGCGACCTGGTGCGTGCCCTGCCGGATGGAAATGCCCTCGCTCGACAAATTGCAGGGCGCACGCGGCAGCGATGATTTCTCTGTCGTCGCGGTCAATATCGACACCGCCAAGCTCGACCGGCCGAAAGCCTTCCTGAAGGAAATTGGCGTCAAAAATCTGAGTTTCTACGCGGATAATAGTGCCAACATCTTCTCGACCCTAAAGCAGGAAGGCAAAGTTCTCGGCCTGCCGACGACGATCCTCGTCGCCAAGGACGGCTGCGACATCGGCACAATGGCGGGTCCGGCGAAATGGGATTCGCCCGACGCCTTGAGCCTGATCAGCGCGCAGAAGCAGGCGGCCGAGACCCCGAAAAGCTGA
- the otsB gene encoding trehalose-phosphatase, translating to MRDNRPSAPPTPARNWALFLDLDGTLLDIAATPTSVIVPRDLISDLQGAARALNGAVAIVSGRALADIDRLLSPLRLAGGSEHGVVVRLPDGTEEGMGQPVPISWTQAFIDLQKVFPGVATEVKPHNVVAHFRNAPEREGDVMRLAQELVARNPRDFELIEAKMAVEIRPRAINKARPVERLMSMPPFKGRFPVFVGDDVTDEDGFEAARAHGGLGLHVATRFDGQPQNVRDWLKRVADL from the coding sequence TTGCGGGATAACAGACCTTCCGCGCCGCCAACACCGGCACGGAATTGGGCGCTGTTTCTCGACCTAGACGGAACCCTGCTCGATATCGCGGCGACTCCCACCTCTGTCATCGTCCCTCGCGACCTTATCAGCGACCTGCAGGGTGCCGCGCGTGCGCTGAACGGCGCCGTCGCGATTGTCAGTGGCCGGGCCTTGGCCGATATCGACCGCCTTCTGAGTCCTTTGCGGTTAGCGGGCGGCAGCGAACATGGCGTTGTGGTCCGCTTGCCGGACGGCACCGAAGAAGGAATGGGTCAGCCTGTTCCCATAAGCTGGACCCAGGCCTTTATCGACTTGCAGAAGGTATTTCCGGGCGTGGCGACGGAAGTGAAACCGCATAATGTCGTCGCGCATTTTCGCAACGCGCCAGAGCGCGAAGGCGATGTAATGCGACTTGCGCAGGAACTTGTCGCACGCAATCCGCGAGATTTCGAATTGATCGAGGCCAAGATGGCGGTGGAAATTCGTCCGCGCGCGATAAATAAGGCGCGCCCTGTTGAGCGTCTGATGTCTATGCCGCCTTTCAAAGGCCGTTTCCCGGTCTTTGTCGGCGACGATGTAACCGACGAGGACGGATTCGAAGCCGCTCGGGCGCATGGCGGCCTTGGCCTCCATGTCGCAACACGATTCGACGGCCAGCCGCAGAATGTGCGCGACTGGCTGAAACGCGTTGCCGACCTCTGA